A genomic window from Phocoena sinus isolate mPhoSin1 chromosome 20, mPhoSin1.pri, whole genome shotgun sequence includes:
- the AIPL1 gene encoding aryl-hydrocarbon-interacting protein-like 1 produces the protein MDAALLLNVEGIKKTILHGGTGELPNFITGARVTFHFRTLKCDDERTVIDDSKKVGHPMHIIIGNMFKLEVWEILLTSMRFSEVAEFWCDTIHTGVYPILSRSLRQMAEGKDPTEWHVHTCGLANMFAYHTLGYEDLDELQKEPQPLIFVIELLQVEAPSEYQRETWNLSKDEKMQAVPILHGEGNRLFKLGRYEEASTKYQEAIVCLRNLQVKEKPWEVQWLKLEKMINTLILNYCQCLLKKEEYYEVLAHTSDILRHHPGIAKAYYVRARAHAEVWNEAEAKADLEKVLELEPSMRKVVRRELSLLENRLEEKREEERLRCRNMLR, from the exons ATGGATGCCGCTCTGCTCCTCAACGTGGAAGGGATCAAGAAAACCATTCTGCATGGGGGCACGGGGGAGCTCCCAAACTTCATCACTGGAGCCCGA GTGACCTTTCATTTCCGAACACTGAAATGTGATGATGAGCGGACGGTGATAGATGACAGCAAGAAGGTGGGCCATCCCATGCACATCATCATCGGGAACATGTTCAAGCTGGAGGTCTGGGAGATCCTGCTGACGTCCATGCGGTTCAGCGAGGTGGCCGAGTTCTGGTGTGACACCATC CACACAGGGGTCTACCCCATCCTGTCCCGGAGCCTGCGGCAGATGGCGGAGGGCAAGGACCCCACTGAGTGGCACGTGCACACGTGTGGGTTGGCCAACATGTTCGCCTACCACACACTGGGCTACGAGGATCTGGATGAGCTGCAGAAGGAGCCGCAGCCACTGATTTTCGTAATAGAGCTGCTGCAG GTGGAGGCCCCCAGCGAGTACCAGAGGGAGACCTGGAACCTGAGTAAAGATGAGAAGATGCAGGCGGTGCCCATTCTCCACGGAGAAGGAAACCGGCTCTTCAAGCTGGGCCGCTACGAGGAGGCTTCTACCAAGTACCAGGAAGCCATCGTCTGCCTGAGGAACCTGCAGGTCAAG GAGAAACCCTGGGAGGTGCAGTGGCTGAAGCTGGAGAAGATGATCAACACCCTGATCCTGAACTACTGCCAGTGTCTGCTGAAGAAGGAGGAATACTATGAGGTGCTGGCGCACACCAGTGACATCCTCCGGCACCACCCAG GCATCGCGAAGGCCTACTACGTGCGGGCCCGGGCTCACGCCGAGGTGTGGAATGAGGCAGAGGCCAAGGCTGACCTGGAGAAAGTGCTGGAGCTGGAGCCGTCCATGCGGAAGGTGGTGCGCAGGGAGCTGAGTCTGCTGGAGAACCGTCTGGAGGAGAAACGCGAGGAGGAGCGGCTGCGCTGCAGGAACATGCTGCGCTAG